Proteins encoded within one genomic window of Apis mellifera strain DH4 linkage group LG1, Amel_HAv3.1, whole genome shotgun sequence:
- the Stip gene encoding Sip1/TFIP11 interacting protein, which yields MSEDEVESFEITDYDLENEFNINRPRRKLSKKQQMLGIWADDSDEEELSARPSFKTFDKGPKNYTTPVNFVAGGIQQAGKPKEETDDKDDDESDNENIKSQKEFPNSSSSDDERPNSIHQRASFSLNTDGDIAGLRKKKHKVNPLLMQSGMGSWEVYTKGIGAKLLLQMGFEPGKGLGKQLQGISTPVEAHLRKGRGAIGAYGPEKGPKVPEKKKEDEIDEGKESKTKLSQWRKDGGTVKKKVNYVYRSVDQVLEDGKLKPNKKVRISNEMSKVKVIDMTGPEQRILSGYHAIAGGQQRPDENVVTDKKSKVNFALPELQHNLNILVDMCEQDIIQNDRRTRHLSDRVVALEAEKKNLSKVIDQHSQLIDTLENVLAIVDRLMDETNQLTLQETADAFKDLQDKYYEEYKMYELGELASSFVGPKVKDCLISWNPLMQPKQPIKLFEQWKSILESGTTTLQTRTMHPYDHLVWNSWMPSIRGAIQQWTCRQPEPLIELIEHWMPLLPNWILENILDMLVLPKLTLEVEEWNPLTDTVPIHTWIHPWLPLLRNRLDTLIYPIIRRKLGSALGGWHPSDRSARLMLQPWANVFAKGDMEAFLVKNIIPKLQIALSEFVINPHQQHLDQWNWVYEWKELIPSHIMAGLLDKFFFPKWLQVLALWLNHSPNYDQVTNWYMGWKGMLSEKILAEPLVKEHFKKALELMNRAVSVPQSHQPGAMEQVSYLTSLERTQPTMSQMPPTAQPRMERLAEAVRTASQIPQGFKDLVQKKCEERGILFMPIPNRYREAKQIYKVGNVQAYIDGNVVFVCHNGMNWMPTHLNALLDMSEL from the exons ATGTCAGAAGACGAAGTAGAAAGTTTTGAAATCACAGATTACGATcttgaaaatgaattcaatattaatcgcCCTAGGCGTAAATTGtcaaaaaaacaacaaatgcttg gtaTTTGGGCTGATGATAGcgatgaagaagaattatCTGCTAGACCATcatttaaaacttttgataaaggaccaaaaaattatacaactcCTGTAAATTTTGTAGCAGGAGGTATTCAACAAGCTGGAAAACCAAAAGAAGAAACAGATGATAAAGATGATGATGAAagtgataatgaaaatataaaatcacaaaAGGAATTTCCAAATAGTTCAAG ttCTGATGATGAAAGACCAAATTCTATACATCAACGTGCATCATTCTCATTAAATACAGATGGAGATATTGCAGGTTTACGTAAAAAGAAGCATAAAGTAAATCCTTTATTAATGCAAAGTGGAATGGGTAGTTGGGAAGTTTATACAAAAGGTATTGGAGCTAAATTGTTGCTACag atGGGTTTTGAACCTGGAAAAGGATTAGGTAAACAACTACAAGGTATAAGTACACCAGTAGAAGCACATTTAAGAAAAGGCAGAGGTGCAATTGGTGCTTATGGACCAGAAAAAGGTCCAAAAGttccagaaaagaaaaaagaagatgaaatagatgaaggaaaagaatcgaaaactAAATTATCACAATGGAGAAAAGATGGAGGTACAgttaagaaaaaagtaaattatgtatatcgaAGTGTAGACCAAGTTTTGGaggatggaaaattgaaaccTAACAAAAAAGTAAGAATATCCAATGAAATGAGTAAAGTTAAAGTTATAGATATGACTGGACCAGAACAAAGAATTCTTAGTGGATATCACGCAATAGCTGGAGGTCAACAACGACCTGATGAAAATGTTGTTActgataaaaaatctaaagttAATTTTGCATTGCCTGAACTACAACATAACTTAAATATACTTGTGGACATGTGTGAACaagatattatacaaaatgataGAAGAACACGACATCTAAGTGATAGGGTAGTTGCATTAGaagcagaaaagaaaaatttgtctaAAGTTATAGATCAACATAGTCAGTTAATAGATACATTAGAAAATGTTCTTGCAATTGTAGACAGATTGATGGATGAAACCAATCAATTAACATTACAAGAAACTGCAGATGCTTTCAAAGATTtacaagataaatattatgaagaatataaaatgtatgaaCTTGGTGAATTAGCTAGTAGCTTTGTTGGTCCAAAAGTAAAAGATTGTTTAATTAGTTGGAATCCATTAATGCAACCAAAACAACcaattaaattgtttgaacAATGGAAAAGCATTTTAGAAAGCGGTACTACTACTCTTCAAACAAGAACTATGCATCCATATGATCATCTTGTTTGGAATTCATGGATGCCTTCAATTAGAGGAGCTATTCA acaaTGGACATGTAGGCAACCAGAACCactaatagaattaatagaacATTGGATGCCACTTCTTCCAAATtggatattagaaaatattttagatatgttAGTTCTTCCTAAACTTACCTTAGAAGTAGAAGAATGGAATCCTCTTACCGATACAGTACCTATTCATACATGGATTCATCCTTGGTTACCACTtttac gaAATCGTTTGGATACTTTAATATATCCAATAATACGACGTAAATTAGGATCTGCATTAGGTGGTTGGCATCCATCCGATAGATCCGCTAGGCTAATGTTACAACCATGGGCTAATGTCTTTGCAAAAGGAGATATGGAAGCTTTCTTggtgaaaaatatcattccaAAATTACAAATAGCACTTTcagaatttgttataaatccGCATCAACAACATTTAGACCAATGGAATTGGGTATATGAATGGAAAGAGTTAATTCCGTCTCATATAATGGCAggattattagataaattcttctttcctaAATGGTTACAAGTTTTGGCTCTTTGGTTAAATCATTCACCTAATTATGATCAAGTTACAAATTGGTATATGGGATGGAAAGGCATGTTgagtgaaaaaatattggcTGAACCGCTAGTAAAAG aacattttaaaaaagcaTTAGAATTGATGAATAGAGCAGTTTCTGTGCCACAAAGTCATCAACCGGGTGCGATGGAACAAGTTTCGTATTTAACGAGTTTAGAAAGGACGCAACCTACTATGTCACAGATGCCTCCAACTGCACAACCAAGAATGGAG agacTTGCAGAAGCAGTTAGAACAGCATCACAGATACCTCAAGGTTTTAAAGATCTTGTTCAAAAGAAATGCGAAGAAAgaggtattttatttatgccaATACCAAATCGGTATAGGGAagcaaaacaaatttataaagtgGGTAATGTTCAAGCTTACATAGACGGAAATGTTGTATTCGTTTGTCATAATGGTATGAATTGGATGCCGACACACTTAAATGCTTTATTAGATATGTCTGaactttag
- the Stip gene encoding sip1/TFIP11 interacting protein isoform X1 produces the protein MIGSDKIAHLTLLVIYTTFLAEIRTISLFHSYKLPNDILNRDEGDNRRYDFIIVGAGSGGSVLANRLSENKEWNILLLEAGNTENLFMQVPSFSVFMQLSRFNWGYKVEPQENACLSMINRQCDWPRGKVVGGTSTINYMIHTRGNKLDYDRWAKMGNEGWSYRDVLPYFKKSERFNIPGIWADDSDEEELSARPSFKTFDKGPKNYTTPVNFVAGGIQQAGKPKEETDDKDDDESDNENIKSQKEFPNSSSSDDERPNSIHQRASFSLNTDGDIAGLRKKKHKVNPLLMQSGMGSWEVYTKGIGAKLLLQMGFEPGKGLGKQLQGISTPVEAHLRKGRGAIGAYGPEKGPKVPEKKKEDEIDEGKESKTKLSQWRKDGGTVKKKVNYVYRSVDQVLEDGKLKPNKKVRISNEMSKVKVIDMTGPEQRILSGYHAIAGGQQRPDENVVTDKKSKVNFALPELQHNLNILVDMCEQDIIQNDRRTRHLSDRVVALEAEKKNLSKVIDQHSQLIDTLENVLAIVDRLMDETNQLTLQETADAFKDLQDKYYEEYKMYELGELASSFVGPKVKDCLISWNPLMQPKQPIKLFEQWKSILESGTTTLQTRTMHPYDHLVWNSWMPSIRGAIQQWTCRQPEPLIELIEHWMPLLPNWILENILDMLVLPKLTLEVEEWNPLTDTVPIHTWIHPWLPLLRNRLDTLIYPIIRRKLGSALGGWHPSDRSARLMLQPWANVFAKGDMEAFLVKNIIPKLQIALSEFVINPHQQHLDQWNWVYEWKELIPSHIMAGLLDKFFFPKWLQVLALWLNHSPNYDQVTNWYMGWKGMLSEKILAEPLVKEHFKKALELMNRAVSVPQSHQPGAMEQVSYLTSLERTQPTMSQMPPTAQPRMERLAEAVRTASQIPQGFKDLVQKKCEERGILFMPIPNRYREAKQIYKVGNVQAYIDGNVVFVCHNGMNWMPTHLNALLDMSEL, from the exons ATGATTGGATCAGATAAAATAGCGCATCTGACGCTGCTCGTAATATATACTACGTTCTTAGCGGAGATTCGAACCATTTCACTATTTCACAGTTACAAACTGCCGAATGACATTTTGAACAGAGACGAGGGAGACAATAGGCGATACGATTTTATCATAGTTGGTGCCGGATCCGGTGGATCCGTCTTGGCCAATCGGCTGTCCGAGAACAAGGAATGGAATATCCTGCTGCTAGAAGCTGGAAATACCGAGAATTTGTTCATGCAGGTCCCATCGTTCTCGGTGTTCATGCAATTATCGCGCTTTAATTGGGGCTACAAGGTGGAACCCCAGGAAAATGCCTGTTTAAGTATGATCAATCGGCAATGCGATTGGCCACGGGGGAAAGTCGTGGGTGGGACCAGCACGATCAATTATATGATCCATACCCGGGGAAATAAATTGGATTACGATCGTTGGGCCAAGATGGGGAACGAAGGTTGGTCTTATCGGGACGTGCTTCCTTATTTCAAGAAGAGCGAGAGATTCAACATTCCAG gtaTTTGGGCTGATGATAGcgatgaagaagaattatCTGCTAGACCATcatttaaaacttttgataaaggaccaaaaaattatacaactcCTGTAAATTTTGTAGCAGGAGGTATTCAACAAGCTGGAAAACCAAAAGAAGAAACAGATGATAAAGATGATGATGAAagtgataatgaaaatataaaatcacaaaAGGAATTTCCAAATAGTTCAAG ttCTGATGATGAAAGACCAAATTCTATACATCAACGTGCATCATTCTCATTAAATACAGATGGAGATATTGCAGGTTTACGTAAAAAGAAGCATAAAGTAAATCCTTTATTAATGCAAAGTGGAATGGGTAGTTGGGAAGTTTATACAAAAGGTATTGGAGCTAAATTGTTGCTACag atGGGTTTTGAACCTGGAAAAGGATTAGGTAAACAACTACAAGGTATAAGTACACCAGTAGAAGCACATTTAAGAAAAGGCAGAGGTGCAATTGGTGCTTATGGACCAGAAAAAGGTCCAAAAGttccagaaaagaaaaaagaagatgaaatagatgaaggaaaagaatcgaaaactAAATTATCACAATGGAGAAAAGATGGAGGTACAgttaagaaaaaagtaaattatgtatatcgaAGTGTAGACCAAGTTTTGGaggatggaaaattgaaaccTAACAAAAAAGTAAGAATATCCAATGAAATGAGTAAAGTTAAAGTTATAGATATGACTGGACCAGAACAAAGAATTCTTAGTGGATATCACGCAATAGCTGGAGGTCAACAACGACCTGATGAAAATGTTGTTActgataaaaaatctaaagttAATTTTGCATTGCCTGAACTACAACATAACTTAAATATACTTGTGGACATGTGTGAACaagatattatacaaaatgataGAAGAACACGACATCTAAGTGATAGGGTAGTTGCATTAGaagcagaaaagaaaaatttgtctaAAGTTATAGATCAACATAGTCAGTTAATAGATACATTAGAAAATGTTCTTGCAATTGTAGACAGATTGATGGATGAAACCAATCAATTAACATTACAAGAAACTGCAGATGCTTTCAAAGATTtacaagataaatattatgaagaatataaaatgtatgaaCTTGGTGAATTAGCTAGTAGCTTTGTTGGTCCAAAAGTAAAAGATTGTTTAATTAGTTGGAATCCATTAATGCAACCAAAACAACcaattaaattgtttgaacAATGGAAAAGCATTTTAGAAAGCGGTACTACTACTCTTCAAACAAGAACTATGCATCCATATGATCATCTTGTTTGGAATTCATGGATGCCTTCAATTAGAGGAGCTATTCA acaaTGGACATGTAGGCAACCAGAACCactaatagaattaatagaacATTGGATGCCACTTCTTCCAAATtggatattagaaaatattttagatatgttAGTTCTTCCTAAACTTACCTTAGAAGTAGAAGAATGGAATCCTCTTACCGATACAGTACCTATTCATACATGGATTCATCCTTGGTTACCACTtttac gaAATCGTTTGGATACTTTAATATATCCAATAATACGACGTAAATTAGGATCTGCATTAGGTGGTTGGCATCCATCCGATAGATCCGCTAGGCTAATGTTACAACCATGGGCTAATGTCTTTGCAAAAGGAGATATGGAAGCTTTCTTggtgaaaaatatcattccaAAATTACAAATAGCACTTTcagaatttgttataaatccGCATCAACAACATTTAGACCAATGGAATTGGGTATATGAATGGAAAGAGTTAATTCCGTCTCATATAATGGCAggattattagataaattcttctttcctaAATGGTTACAAGTTTTGGCTCTTTGGTTAAATCATTCACCTAATTATGATCAAGTTACAAATTGGTATATGGGATGGAAAGGCATGTTgagtgaaaaaatattggcTGAACCGCTAGTAAAAG aacattttaaaaaagcaTTAGAATTGATGAATAGAGCAGTTTCTGTGCCACAAAGTCATCAACCGGGTGCGATGGAACAAGTTTCGTATTTAACGAGTTTAGAAAGGACGCAACCTACTATGTCACAGATGCCTCCAACTGCACAACCAAGAATGGAG agacTTGCAGAAGCAGTTAGAACAGCATCACAGATACCTCAAGGTTTTAAAGATCTTGTTCAAAAGAAATGCGAAGAAAgaggtattttatttatgccaATACCAAATCGGTATAGGGAagcaaaacaaatttataaagtgGGTAATGTTCAAGCTTACATAGACGGAAATGTTGTATTCGTTTGTCATAATGGTATGAATTGGATGCCGACACACTTAAATGCTTTATTAGATATGTCTGaactttag
- the LOC410744 gene encoding glucose dehydrogenase [FAD, quinone], which produces MVLSAIVVASALKGALSLIGTSLWLIPLLIAGLSYYRYDQLDPESRPIDRYPLYPEYDFIVVGGGSAGAVVANRLSEIPKWNVLLLEAGPDENEVTDVPSLAAYLQLTKIDWKYKTEPTGRACLAMKDGRCNWPRGKVLGGSSVLNYMLYVRGNRHDYDHWESMGNPGWGYDQALYYFKKSEDNRNPYLQKSPYHSTGGYLTVQESPWKTPLVVAFVQAGTEIGYENRDINGERQTGFMIAQGTIRRGSRCSTAKAFLRPIRLRRNIHTAMNCHVTRILIDPIAMRATGVEFVRDGRRQIVRARKEVILSAGAINSAQILMLSGIGPKEHLRHIGIPVIKDLRVGDNLQDHVGMGGLTFLIDKPVAIVQDRFQAAAITMHYVANGRGPMTTLGGVEGYAFVNTKYANRSIDYPDIQLHMAPASISSDAGAQVRKVLGITDEVYDTVFKPISNKDAWTIMPLLLRPKSRGTVRLRSSNPFHSPLINANYFSDPIDIATLVEGAKIAMRINEAKVFKQFGSRVHRIKVPGCKHLNFASDAYWECHIRHISMTIYHPVGTAKMGPSSDPTAVVDPKLRVYGVRGLRVIDASIMPTISSGNTNAPVIMIGEKGADLVKNDWLAIESARN; this is translated from the coding sequence ATGGTTCTCAGCGCGATCGTAGTTGCATCAGCTTTGAAAGGAGCCTTGAGCCTCATAGGCACGAGTCTCTGGTTAATTCCACTGTTGATAGCAGGCCTATCTTACTATCGATACGATCAATTAGATCCAGAGAGCCGACCAATCGACAGATATCCTCTTTATCCGGAATACGACTTTATCGTCGTGGGTGGTGGGTCAGCCGGGGCCGTTGTAGCCAACAGATTGTCAGAAATACCGAAATGGAACGTCCTTTTGCTCGAGGCTGGCCCGGATGAGAACGAAGTGACGGACGTGCCTTCATTGGCAGCATATCTTCAACTGACGAAAATCGATTGGAAATACAAAACAGAACCCACAGGCAGAGCTTGTTTGGCTATGAAAGATGGCCGCTGCAACTGGCCTCGAGGCAAAGTACTAGGTGGCTCTAGTGTCCTCAATTACATGCTCTACGTAAGAGGAAACAGACATGATTACGATCACTGGGAATCGATGGGTAATCCTGGTTGGGGATACGACCAGGCGCTCtactatttcaaaaaatcggAAGATAATAGGAATCCATACCTGCAGAAGAGTCCATATCACTCGACAGGTGGTTATTTGACCGTGCAAGAATCACCGTGGAAAACTCCTTTGGTAGTGGCGTTTGTTCAAGCGGGAACGGAAATAGGATACGAGAATAGAGACATAAACGGAGAACGGCAAACAGGTTTCATGATAGCTCAAGGCACGATTCGCAGAGGCAGCAGGTGTTCCACTGCTAAAGCTTTTCTAAGACCGATCAGACTGCGCAGGAACATTCACACTGCCATGAACTGTCACGTGACTAGGATACTCATAGACCCTATAGCGATGAGAGCAACTGGTGTCGAATTCGTGAGGGACGGGCGCAGACAAATAGTGCGGGCAAGGAAGGAAGTGATCTTATCGGCAGGGGCGATCAACAGCGCGCAAATCTTGATGTTATCCGGAATAGGACCCAAAGAGCACCTGCGTCATATAGGAATACCAGTGATCAAAGATCTTCGAGTAGGCGATAATTTGCAAGATCACGTAGGTATGGGTGGTCTTACGTTTCTCATAGATAAACCTGTAGCAATCGTTCAAGATAGATTTCAAGCAGCTGCCATAACTATGCATTATGTGGCCAATGGCAGAGGACCGATGACCACTCTAGGTGGCGTTGAGGGTTATGCTTTCGTCAACACGAAATATGCGAATCGATCCATCGATTATCCGGACATACAATTGCATATGGCGCCGGCATCCATCAGTTCGGACGCTGGTGCTCAAGTTAGAAAGGTTCTGGGTATAACCGACGAAGTTTACGATACTGTGTTCAAACCTATATCGAACAAGGACGCGTGGACTATTATGCCTCTTTTGTTGAGGCCTAAATCGAGAGGCACAGTCAGGTTACGTAGCTCTAATCCGTTTCACAGCCCGTTAATCAATGCTAATTACTTCTCCGATCCGATAGATATCGCCACTTTGGTCGAAGGTGCCAAAATCGCAATGAGAATCAACGAGGCTAAAGTGTTCAAGCAATTCGGATCAAGAGTTCATAGAATTAAAGTGCCCGGGTGTAAGCATTTGAATTTTGCTTCGGACGCGTATTGGGAGTGCCATATTCGGCATATCTCTATGACAATTTATCATCCAGTTGGAACGGCAAAAATGGGCCCTTCGAGTGATCCTACCGCGGTCGTCGATCCTAAATTGAGAGTATACGGTGTTAGAGGATTGAGGGTGATCGATGCGTCGATCATGCCCACTATTTCCAGCGGAAATACGAATGCACCGGTAATTATGATAGGGGAGAAAGGGGCTGATCTCGTGAAGAACGATTGGTTGGCGATAGAAAGTGCGAGAAATTGA
- the LOC410743 gene encoding glucose dehydrogenase [FAD, quinone] — MFATYKSSHNTHRLFFLLFLTAALPNLSKSITHTGTENLITNVISWNKFLNESLKFASRTQLDRTPESNSRYDFIVIGAGTAGATVASRLTEIQNLTVLLIETGLEEELYMDIPLFANFLQRIPGLDWMYQTESSDNYCRGMIGRKCRFPQGKVMGGSSVINYMIATRGNKRDYDNWAKMGNFGWSYDDVLKYFKRLENMMIPEYRNDTVHHGTEGPVTINYPRFATTVARTFVEAGHELGYPILDYNGERQVGVSLLQSTTDMGLRTSSNKAYLVGKRRKNLHVTKLSTVRRILFDEGRGRAVGVEFAKRGRLFTVYVDKEVIVSAGAISSPKLLMLSGIGPAEHLREMGIEVVRDARVGDNLMDHIAYGSLLYDIDQRVDVIANRLFQRVLNNYFMDKVGQLTSLGGTEAIAFIDVDDPREREVPNVELLFLGTSIYSVNTIGDNFGLNEEISTKFTSYRNRRALSVFPILLQPKSRGRIRLRSRDADDKPRIFPNYMSEPEDVKGLIKGIKAANKFLLGTKAFERLNTRLNNQTVPECEKFPFDSDDYWECNLRLIPITIYHYSGTCKMGPESDETAVVDPTLKVIGVKGLRVVDASIMPMIPSGHTNIPTYMIAEKASDMIKDEWGYPIS; from the exons ATGTTTGCCACGTACAAATCGTCCCACAACACCCATCGCCTATTTTTCCTACTTTTCCTCACCGCCGCTCTTCCAAACTTATCCAAATCGATCACGCACACCGGAACGGAGAATCTGATCACGAACGTGATCAGTTGGAACAAATTCTTGAACGAGTCGCTAAAGTTCGCCTCGAGGACCCAGCTGGACAGGACGCCCGAATCGAATTCCCGATACGACTTCATAGTGATCGGTGCCGGGACGGCGGGCGCGACCGTTGCATCCAGACTCACCGAGATCCAAAACTTGACCGTTCTTCTGATCGAAACGGGGCTCGAGGAGGAGCTCTACATGGACATACCCCTGTTCGCGAATTTTCTCCAACGTATACCGGGCCTCGACTGGATGTACCAAACCGAGTCGTCCGACAATTACTGCAGAGGGATGATCGGTCGCAAGTGCAGGTTCCCCCAAGGAAAGGTGATGGGTGGCAGCAGCGTGATCAACTACATGATAGCCACGAGGGGGAACAAACGGGATTACGACAACTGGGCCAAGATGGGAAATTTTGGATGGTCTTACGACGACGTGTTGAAGTATTTCAAGAGATTGGAAAACATGATGATACCCGAGTACAGAAACGACACTGTTCATCACGGTACCGAGGGCCCGGTCACCATTAATTACCCCCGTTTCGCCACTACTGTGGCGAGAACGTTCGTGGAGGCCGGCCACGAGCTCGGCTACCCGATTTTGGATTACAACGGGGAACGGCAGGTGGGCGTTTCCCTGTTACAATCGACCACGGACATGGGTTTACGAACGAGCAGCAACAAAGCTTATCTCGTCGGCAAGCGGAGGAAGAATCTTCACGTGACGAAGTTGAGCACGGTGCGCAGGATACTGTTCGacgaggggagggggcgaGCGGTGGGAGTGGAATTCGCCAAGAGGGGGCGGCTTTTCACCGTGTACGTCGATAAGGAAGTGATCGTCTCGGCCGGCGCGATATCCAGCCCCAAGCTTCTGATGCTGTCCGGCATAGGTCCTGCCGAGCACTTGAGGGAGATGGGGATAGAGGTGGTGAGGGACGCACGGGTCGGCGACAATTTGATGGACCACATAGCGTACGGAAGCCTGCTGTACGACATCGATCAACGGGTGGACGTGATCGCGAACAGGTTGTTCCAACGCGTGTTGAACAATTACTTCATGGACAAAGTCGGTCAGTTGACTTCGCTCGGTGGCACCGAGGCGATCGCGTTTATCGACGTGGACGATCCGAGGGAGAGGGAAGTGCCGAATGTGGAGCTGCTGTTCCTGGGCACATCGATATACAGCGTAAACACTATAGGGGACAATTTCGGTTTGAACGAGGAGATATCGACCAAGTTCACCTCGTACAGAAATCGGCGCGCGTTGTCCGTGTTCCCGATACTGCTTCAACCGAAGAGCAGGGGAAGGATAAGGCTGAGGTCGAGGGACGCGGACGACAAGCCGAGGATATTCCCGAATTACATGAGCGAGCCGGAGGACGTCAAGGGTCTGATCAAGGGGATCAAGGCTGCCAACAAGTTCTTACTCGGGACCAAGGCTTTCGAGAGATTGAACACCCGGCTCAACAATCAGACCGTACCCGAGTGCGAGAAATTCCCTTTCGACAGCGACGATTACTGGGAGTGCAATTTGAGGCTGATACCGATCACCATTTATCATTACAGCGGCACTTGCAAAATGGGGCCGGAGAGCGACGAAACTGCCGTAGTGGATCCTACGTTGAAG GTGATCGGCGTGAAGGGGTTAAGGGTGGTCGACGCTTCGATAATGCCTATGATACCGTCGGGACACACCAATATTCCAACGTACATGATCGCTGAAAAGGCGTCCGATATGATTAAAGATGAATGGGGATATCCGATttcttaa